The following coding sequences lie in one Musa acuminata AAA Group cultivar baxijiao chromosome BXJ3-1, Cavendish_Baxijiao_AAA, whole genome shotgun sequence genomic window:
- the LOC135629617 gene encoding nucleosome assembly protein 1;1-like isoform X1, whose product MNGDKDSNLNLSDLSSALPSASRTALSARDRAGVVEAIKSKVESLAEQHPVMLDSLAPKVRKRVEALRAIQSQYDDLEAKFFVEKAALEAKYQKLYEPLYIKRYEIVNGVVEVEGVTDEALTKDATEEKGVPDFWLTAMRTNEVLAEEIQERDAGALKFLKDIKWCRTDNPKGFKLDFFFDVNPYFKNSVLTKTYQMIDDDDEPVLEKAIGTEIEWYPGKCLTQKVLKKKPRKGSKNTKPITRTENCESFFNFFSPPQFPDDDDDDDEIDEDTAEHLQNQLEQDYDIGTTIRDKIIPHAVSWFTGEAVPEDDYEDMEEDDDDEDGADDEDDEEKGENDADDDEKEGKTRKKIH is encoded by the exons ATGAACGGCGACAAAGATAGCAACCTAAATCTCTCCGATCTCAGCTCCGCCCTCCCCTCCGCGTCTCGCACCG CTCTAAGCGCGAGGGACAGAGCGGGCGTGGTTGAGGCTATAAAG AGTAAGGTTGAGAGTCTAGCGGAGCAGCATCCGGTTATGTTGGACAGCCTCGCCCCTAAGGTCAGGAAGCGCGTCGAGGCCCTTCGGGCGATCCAG AGCCAATATGATGATTTGGAGgcaaaattttttgtggagaaagCAGCTCTCGAAGCGAAATACCAAAAGCTCTATGAGCCACTATATATAAAG CGGTATGAAATTGTTAACGGTGTGGTTGAAGTTGAAGGTGTTACAGATGAAGCTTTAACTAAGGATGCTACTGAAG AAAAGGGTGTGCCAGATTTCTGGCTCACTGCAATGAGAACAAATGAAGTGTTGGCTGAGGAG ATCCAGGAGCGTGATGCAGGAGCTCTAAAGTTCCTCAAGGATATCAAGTGGTGTAGAACAGATAATCCAAAGGGATTTAAGCTtgacttcttctttgatgtcaatCCTTACTTTAAGAACTCTGTCTTGACAAAAACGTATCagatgattgatgatgatgatgaaccaGTTCTGGAGAAAGCAATAGG GACTGAAATCGAATGGTATCCTGGGAAATGCTTGACGCAGAAGGTTCTGAAAAAGAAGCCAAGAAAAGGATCAAAGAATACCAAACCTATCACTAGAACTGAAAATTGTGAGAGCTTTTTCAACTTCTTCAGTCCACCTCAATtccctgatgatgatgatgatgatgatgagattgaTGAAGATACT GCTGAGCATTTGCAGAATCAACTGGAGCAAGATTATGATATTGG AACCACAATAAGAGACAAGATCATTCCACATGCTGTTTCGTGGTTTACAGGAGAGGCTGTTCCGGAAGATGATTATGAAGACATGGAAGAGGATGATGATGACGAAGATGGAGCAGATGATGAGGATGACGAAGAGAAAGGTGAAAACGATGCAGATGATGAtgagaaagaaggaaagaccaGAAAAAAGATACACTAA
- the LOC135629287 gene encoding putative disease resistance protein RGA3 yields MAMIPVLFFTPVFPLSCSSPANNQVLCHLIQRSHHFLPQRWTVKMETSKSIALAADVRRLKTKAACLAKNRSMQRLCLSCKLSCLVDSLWIIQWACEAAEKQPEHEKNVETWVKDLEVAVLRADDILDMIKFGQLPRGPKDWVADAARELFYSIPPVLNFVAGCRLKSAVRKFEGMANEAKVRVFSKEDSSQSDAALLPAIFYGREENKEEIIRSLNHGERVAVIPIVGMAGTGKSTFARYIYSDQRRNFDVRMLVGRNFSNGAAAHPRVIRGRPLPLSELSAARGLIVREEEQDESQPPLDFAVTDREGHPSLRRFDNADRFQSAVENIRQSLVGVRFLLVLLDVNVARPNLWERLMQVLREVGGNGSTVILTTTDTDIESTTQSRPSCSLPSLTREESWRLFKEHASLHHLPDKHHFWNPWIIEECHGHPLSVIIMAKKMRCRPVREYLLPDLSQFGAPRVSQDLPRLSSDLKRMYDKLTYDHERSLVSEKLHNCFTFLSLFPEDHHFCREEIVDLWAAENSMSLEEADGCFEAFMREGAFVLCEPQDEHDHESTPRGAAYKLRDLLPYFAQHVSSRKVYLTLSPGSFDLLQLDQDDDPRICQHLSFICEPESSGFPTDLLFQGPPWWLRTLLLLGPSTNEKCWVRDINDGNKAKTFQFLRVLHVRGITFRDLLPGVEKSKLVYLNVSRSDIEELPDSIGTLSNIKILKLSHCEKLRRFPKTIDRLRRLEKLDLEGCLLLAEVSFNWVGKLSRLEYLNLSQIGFKSLISSIGKLRGLKTLILAYCRRIQRLPKSTSKLLNLEKLDLEGCHFLEELPESKPESVMKNLKLLNTLHCASLSRMPSDVGRLSSLKSLPRYIASEEPGRSFMELQPLKDLEGELWLDKLNNVDDPELARQAMIEKKEKLQALTLRWEQFYWDVKENAPVDTVKLVADALQPNPNLRSLKLILYTEEKLPSWMTKEPLHLKSLLRIRLFTLKKCKSLPPLGELPHLKVVEISGMDAVVELEGSFYGQIGTFPSLERLALSQMPNLKRWSMPEDDDADGNNTYRRKQVRKNLFPRLAHVTFMQCPKLEPPDHPLPSITTLTIWLNNEKLYRSAAGLKSMASHVKKLSVFSCQDLWASSTCDGFWGLTSLEELEISACDNLTCMPEGINQLTSLQNLKIICCRSMNSLPEWLNDLTSLRLLSFSACPVLRSRPRGLKRSHGLRVTVEGCPLLK; encoded by the coding sequence ATGGCGATGATTCCAGTCCTCTTCTTTACTCCAGTGTTCCCTTTGAGCTGCTCCTCACCAGCTAATAACCAAGTTCTTTGTCACCTGATTCAGAGATCTCACCATTTCTTGCCACAACGGTGGACTGTGAAGATGGAGACATCCAAGTCGATAGCGTTAGCAGCGGACGTGCGACGGCTGAAGACGAAGGCCGCCTGCCTTGCAAAGAACAGGTCGATGCAGCGTCTGTGCCTCTCTTGCAAGTTGTCGTGCCTGGTGGATAGCCTCTGGATCATCCAATGGGCCTGCGAAGCTGCAGAGAAGCAACCGGAGCACGAAAAGAACGTGGAAACGTGGGTGAAAGATCTGGAGGTGGCGGTCCTGCGTGCGGATGATATACTGGATATGATCAAGTTCGGGCAGCTGCCACGAGGGCCGAAGGATTGGGTGGCGGACGCAGCACGTGAGCTCTTCTATTCCATCCCGCCGGTGCTCAACTTTGTTGCCGGTTGCAGGTTGAAGAGTGCGGTGAGGAAGTTTGAAGGAATGGCGAACGAGGCAAAGGTCAGGGTGTTCTCTAAGGAAGACTCGAGCCAATCCGATGCCGCTCTGTTGCCTGCAATCTTTTACGGAAGAGAGGAGAACAAAGAGGAGATTATTAGATCGCTCAACCATGGCGAACGAGTCGCCGTCATCCCCATAGTTGGCATGGCGGGGACAGGGAAGTCGACTTTTGCCCGGTACATTTACAGCGATCAACGACGAAACTTTGACGTTCGAATGCTCGTTGGTAGAAATTTCAGTAATGGAGCAGCAGCTCACCCACGTGTCATCCGTGGTCGCCCTCTACCACTTTCTGAGCTGAGTGCCGCAAGAGGCCTCATAGTAAGAGAAGAAGAACAAGACGAATCCCAACCGCCGCTCGATTTCGCAGTCACGGATCGCGAAGGCCATCCCTCCTTGCGACGATTTGACAACGCAGATCGGTTCCAGTCTGCAGTGGAGAATATTCGGCAATCGCTGGTCGGCGTGAGATTTTTGCTTGTTCTGCTGGACGTCAACGTGGCTCGTCCGAATTTGTGGGAACGACTGATGCAGGTCTTGCGTGAAGTAGGCGGGAACGGAAGTACGGTCATCTTGACCACGACCGACACCGATATCGAGTCAACCACGCAGAGCAGACCTTCCTGCAGTTTGCCTTCCTTGACGAGAGAAGAAAGCTGGCGGCTGTTCAAAGAGCATGCATCGCTACACCACCTACCAGACAAGCATCACTTTTGGAATCCATGGATCATCGAGGAGTGCCATGGCCACCCGTTGTCGGTGATCATCATGGCAAAGAAGATGCGATGCAGACCAGTGCGTGAGTATCTGCTGCCTGACCTCTCGCAGTTTGGAGCTCCTCGAGTAAGTCAAGATCTTCCTAGACTCTCTTCTGACCTGAAACGGATGTATGACAAGTTGACCTATGATCATGAGCGTAGTCTAGTATCAGAAAAGCTCCATAATTGCTTCACGTTCCTGTCGCTGTTCCCGGAAGATCACCATTTCTGCAGGGAGGAGATCGTCGACTTGTGGGCTGCAGAAAACTCGATGTCGCTGGAAGAGGCCGATGGCTGCTTTGAGGCATTCATGCGGGAAGGCGCCTTCGTCCTCTGCGAGCCGCAGGACGAACATGATCATGAAAGCACACCTCGCGGAGCGGCGTACAAACTGCGCGACCTGCTCCCCTACTTTGCACAGCACGTCAGCTCCAGAAAAGTCTACTTAACGCTGTCGCCTGGTTCCTTCGATCTGCTGCAGCTTGACCAAGATGACGACCCACGTATCTGCCAACACCTGTCGTTTATCTGCGAACCAGAGTCATCAGGGTTTCCGACGGACCTGCTCTTCCAAGGCCCACCGTGGTGGCTGCGCACCCTTCTGCTGCTGGGTCCATCAACCAATGAGAAGTGCTGGGTCAGAGACATCAATGACGGTAATAAGGCCAAAACTTTCCAGTTCTTGCGAGTGTTGCATGTACGTGGAATTACGTTCCGCGACTTGCTTCCTGGGGTTGAGAAGTCCAAACTGGTTTACCTCAATGTCTCACGAAGTGACATCGAAGAACTCCCCGACTCAATCGGCACCCTCAGTAATATAAAGATCTTGAAGCTCTCTCACTGCGAGAAGCTTAGAAGATTTCCGAAAACAATCGATCGGCTCCGACGCTTGGAGAAGTTGGACCTCGAAGGTTGTCTTTTACTTGCAGAGGTGTCATTTAATTGGGTTGGCAAACTCTCGAGACTGGAGTACCTCAACCTGTCACAAATCGGCTTCAAGTCACTTATTTCATCCATCGGCAAACTTCGAGGCTTGAAGACCTTGATACTGGCTTACTGTCGGAGGATTCAGAGGCTTCCAAAATCAACCAGTAAGCTCCTAAACTTGGAGAAGTTGGACCTCGAAGGTTGTCATTTCCTCGAGGAGTTGCCTGAAAGCAAACCGGAGAGCGTGATGAAGAATCTCAAGCTTTTGAACACGCTGCACTGTGCCTCGCTGAGCCGCATGCCTTCGGATGTGGGAAGATTATCCAGCCTCAAGAGTTTGCCAAGATACATTGCAAGTGAAGAGCCTGGACGAAGCTTCATGGAGCTGCAGCCACTAAAAGACCTCGAAGGCGAACTTTGGTTAGATAAACTCAACAACGTAGACGACCCGGAACTTGCTCGACAAGCCATGATAGAGAAGAAAGAGAAACTTCAAGCATTGACACTGCGCTGGGAACAATTCTATTGGGACGTCAAAGAGAATGCTCCTGTGGATACGGTAAAGCTCGTGGCTGACGCCCTTCAACCGAACCCAAATTTGAGGTCGCTGAAGCTGATCCTCTACACAGAAGAGAAATTACCTTCATGGATGACTAAAGAACCTCTACATCTTAAATCTCTCCTCCGTATCAGGTTGTTCACTCTGAAAAAATGCAAAAGTCTACCACCACTCGGGGAATTACCTCATCTCAAGGTCGTCGAGATAAGTGGCATGGATGCTGTCGTTGAACTGGAGGGCTCATTTTATGGTCAGATTGGCACATTTCCCTCGTTGGAGAGGCTCGCTCTTTCTCAAATGCCGAACTTGAAGAGATGGTCAATGCCTGAGGACGATGATGCGGACGGAAATAATACTTACCGCCGGAAGCAAGTAAGGAAAAATCTGTTTCCTCGTCTTGCTCATGTCACATTTATGCAATGCCCTAAACTTGAGCCACCCGATCATCCTCTCCCATCCATTACAACATTGACAATATGGCTGAACAACGAGAAGCTCTATCGCTCAGCAGCAGGTCTGAAATCAATGGCTAGCCATGTCAAGAAGCTCTCCGTCTTCTCGTGCCAGGATCTATGGGCGTCCTCGACCTGCGATGGATTCTGGGGCCTGACCTCACTTGAGGAGCTTGAGATCTCTGCATGTGACAACCTGACATGTATGCCGGAGGGGATAAACCAGCTCACCTCCCTCCAAAACCTAAAGATAATTTGCTGCAGGAGCATGAACAGTCTACCGGAGTGGTTGAACGATCTCACTTCTCTCCGTTTGCTGTCCTTCTCTGCTTGCCCCGTGCTGCGTTCCAGGCCCAGAGGTCTGAAAAGAAGCCATGGTCTCCGAGTAACCGTCGAAGGCTGTCCCTTACTGAAATAA
- the LOC135629617 gene encoding nucleosome assembly protein 1;1-like isoform X2, with protein sequence MNGDKDSNLNLSDLSSALPSASRTALSARDRAGVVEAIKSKVESLAEQHPVMLDSLAPKVRKRVEALRAIQSQYDDLEAKFFVEKAALEAKYQKLYEPLYIKRYEIVNGVVEVEGVTDEALTKDATEEKGVPDFWLTAMRTNEVLAEEIQERDAGALKFLKDIKWCRTDNPKGFKLDFFFDVNPYFKNSVLTKTYQMIDDDDEPVLEKAIGTEIEWYPGKCLTQKVLKKKPRKGSKNTKPITRTENCESFFNFFSPPQFPDDDDDDDEIDEDTAEHLQNQLEQDYDIGRGCSGR encoded by the exons ATGAACGGCGACAAAGATAGCAACCTAAATCTCTCCGATCTCAGCTCCGCCCTCCCCTCCGCGTCTCGCACCG CTCTAAGCGCGAGGGACAGAGCGGGCGTGGTTGAGGCTATAAAG AGTAAGGTTGAGAGTCTAGCGGAGCAGCATCCGGTTATGTTGGACAGCCTCGCCCCTAAGGTCAGGAAGCGCGTCGAGGCCCTTCGGGCGATCCAG AGCCAATATGATGATTTGGAGgcaaaattttttgtggagaaagCAGCTCTCGAAGCGAAATACCAAAAGCTCTATGAGCCACTATATATAAAG CGGTATGAAATTGTTAACGGTGTGGTTGAAGTTGAAGGTGTTACAGATGAAGCTTTAACTAAGGATGCTACTGAAG AAAAGGGTGTGCCAGATTTCTGGCTCACTGCAATGAGAACAAATGAAGTGTTGGCTGAGGAG ATCCAGGAGCGTGATGCAGGAGCTCTAAAGTTCCTCAAGGATATCAAGTGGTGTAGAACAGATAATCCAAAGGGATTTAAGCTtgacttcttctttgatgtcaatCCTTACTTTAAGAACTCTGTCTTGACAAAAACGTATCagatgattgatgatgatgatgaaccaGTTCTGGAGAAAGCAATAGG GACTGAAATCGAATGGTATCCTGGGAAATGCTTGACGCAGAAGGTTCTGAAAAAGAAGCCAAGAAAAGGATCAAAGAATACCAAACCTATCACTAGAACTGAAAATTGTGAGAGCTTTTTCAACTTCTTCAGTCCACCTCAATtccctgatgatgatgatgatgatgatgagattgaTGAAGATACT GCTGAGCATTTGCAGAATCAACTGGAGCAAGATTATGATATTGG GAGAGGCTGTTCCGGAAGATGA